In Burkholderia gladioli, a genomic segment contains:
- the trxB gene encoding thioredoxin-disulfide reductase has translation MSTPKHAKVLILGSGPAGYTAAVYAARANLSPLLITGLAQGGQLMTTTDVENWPADPNGVQGPELMQRFLEHAERFNTEIVFDHIHTAKLEEKPIRLIGDSGEYTCDSLIISTGASAQYLGLASEEAFMGKGVSACATCDGFFYRNQEVAVVGGGNTAVEEALYLTGIAKKVTVIHRRDKFRAEPILIDRLLEKEKEGKVEIKWNHVLDEVTGDDSGVTGVKIKHTGTGETEQLTLQGVFVAIGHKPNTDLFQGQLEMKDGYIVTKSGLAGNATATNIPGVFAAGDVQDHIYRQAITSAGTGCMAALDAQRYLESLHDAK, from the coding sequence ATGTCCACGCCCAAACACGCGAAAGTCCTGATTCTCGGTTCCGGCCCCGCCGGTTATACCGCGGCTGTCTATGCCGCCCGCGCCAACCTGTCGCCGCTGCTGATCACCGGCCTGGCACAGGGCGGCCAGCTGATGACCACGACCGACGTCGAGAACTGGCCGGCGGACCCGAACGGCGTGCAGGGCCCGGAACTGATGCAGCGCTTCCTGGAGCACGCCGAGCGCTTCAACACGGAAATCGTGTTCGATCACATCCACACGGCCAAGCTGGAGGAAAAGCCGATCCGCCTGATCGGCGATTCGGGCGAATACACCTGCGACTCGCTGATCATCTCGACCGGCGCCTCGGCCCAGTACCTCGGCCTGGCCTCGGAAGAAGCCTTCATGGGCAAGGGCGTGTCGGCCTGCGCGACCTGCGACGGCTTCTTCTATCGCAACCAGGAAGTGGCGGTGGTCGGCGGCGGCAACACCGCGGTCGAGGAAGCGCTCTACCTGACCGGCATCGCCAAGAAAGTGACCGTGATCCACCGCCGCGACAAGTTCCGCGCCGAGCCGATCCTGATCGACCGCCTGCTGGAGAAGGAAAAGGAAGGCAAGGTCGAGATCAAGTGGAACCACGTGCTCGACGAAGTGACCGGCGACGACTCGGGCGTCACCGGCGTGAAGATCAAGCACACCGGCACCGGCGAGACCGAGCAGCTCACGCTGCAGGGCGTGTTCGTGGCGATCGGCCACAAGCCGAACACGGACCTGTTCCAGGGCCAGCTCGAGATGAAGGACGGCTACATCGTCACCAAGAGCGGCCTGGCCGGCAATGCCACGGCCACCAACATCCCGGGCGTGTTCGCGGCGGGCGACGTGCAGGACCACATCTACCGCCAGGCGATCACCAGCGCCGGCACGGGCTGCATGGCCGCGCTCGACGCGCAGCGCTACCTGGAAAGCCTGCACGACGCGAAGTGA
- a CDS encoding ABC transporter ATP-binding protein: MASLSIRDVYKTYPNGVPVLKGVDIDIEDGQFLILVGGSGCGKSTLLNMIAGLETVTKGEIRIGGKVVNDLSPKDRDIAMVFQSYALYPSMTVKENISFGLNIRKVPKNEQKQIVDRVAAMLQIEHLLDRKPGQLSGGQRQRVAMGRALARDPSLFLFDEPLSNLDAKLRIEMRAEIKLLHQRLGTTIVYVTHDQIEAMTLGDRIAVMKDGVVQQFGAPQDIYDSPSNLFVAGFIGAPPMNFINGRVVEQGSGVGLEIDTGASRGVLNLPFERSKMNGHVGREVILGLRPERITDARNAHDGQASSLQPIDVVVDVTEPTGPDTHVFAQVNGKRIVSRVHPAANPQPKQQLKLLFDVSKAVVFDPSTEARIA; encoded by the coding sequence ATGGCAAGCCTTTCCATCCGTGACGTGTACAAGACCTATCCGAACGGGGTGCCGGTCCTGAAGGGCGTCGACATCGACATCGAGGACGGCCAGTTCCTGATCCTGGTCGGCGGTTCGGGCTGCGGGAAGTCGACGCTGCTCAACATGATCGCCGGCCTGGAGACCGTCACCAAGGGCGAGATCCGCATCGGCGGCAAGGTCGTCAACGATCTCTCGCCGAAGGATCGCGACATCGCGATGGTGTTCCAGTCGTACGCGCTCTACCCGTCGATGACGGTCAAGGAGAACATCTCCTTCGGCCTGAACATCCGCAAGGTGCCCAAGAACGAGCAGAAGCAGATCGTCGATCGCGTCGCCGCGATGCTGCAGATCGAGCACCTGCTCGACCGCAAGCCGGGCCAGCTCTCGGGCGGCCAGCGCCAGCGCGTGGCGATGGGCCGGGCGCTCGCGCGCGATCCCTCGCTGTTCCTGTTCGACGAGCCGCTCTCGAACCTCGACGCCAAGCTGCGTATCGAGATGCGCGCCGAGATCAAGCTGCTGCACCAGCGCCTGGGCACCACCATCGTCTACGTGACGCACGACCAGATCGAGGCGATGACGCTGGGCGACCGCATCGCGGTGATGAAGGACGGCGTGGTCCAGCAGTTCGGCGCGCCGCAGGACATCTACGATTCGCCCTCGAACCTGTTCGTGGCGGGCTTCATCGGCGCGCCGCCGATGAACTTCATCAATGGCCGGGTCGTGGAGCAGGGTAGCGGCGTGGGCCTGGAGATCGATACCGGCGCCTCGCGCGGCGTGCTGAACCTGCCTTTCGAGCGCTCGAAGATGAACGGCCACGTGGGCCGCGAGGTGATCCTGGGCCTGCGCCCGGAGCGCATCACCGACGCGCGCAATGCCCATGACGGCCAGGCTTCCTCGCTGCAGCCGATCGACGTGGTGGTGGACGTCACCGAGCCGACCGGCCCGGATACGCACGTGTTCGCCCAGGTCAACGGCAAGCGCATCGTGAGCCGCGTGCACCCGGCCGCGAACCCGCAGCCGAAGCAGCAGCTCAAGCTGCTGTTCGACGTCTCGAAGGCGGTGGTGTTCGATCCGTCGACGGAAGCGCGGATCGCCTGA
- a CDS encoding Smr/MutS family protein, whose translation MAKNQPHPSDPAKRRAAAPAAQPAEPIVPKPEPGALQGGLAGLGALRDSLKGEAERRARQQVQVARETREAELNANLFRNEIGAITPLATPPRVPARREPPQPVPKQTRLDEEAVLSETLSDEFDPETLLDSDESLYYHRPGISREVVRKLRSGAWIVQAQLDLHGMRRDEAREALAVFIREAGKKGLRCLRVIHGKGLGSVGKEPVLKGKVRAWLVQKEEVIAFCEARGNDGGAGAVLVLLQPTSMLGLLNESDRGTPREVR comes from the coding sequence ATGGCGAAGAACCAGCCCCATCCGAGCGACCCGGCCAAGCGCCGCGCCGCCGCCCCCGCGGCCCAACCGGCCGAGCCGATCGTGCCGAAACCCGAGCCCGGCGCCCTCCAGGGCGGCCTGGCCGGCCTCGGCGCCCTGCGCGATTCGCTCAAGGGCGAGGCCGAGCGGCGCGCCAGGCAGCAGGTGCAGGTCGCGCGCGAGACGCGCGAGGCCGAGCTCAATGCCAACCTGTTCCGCAACGAGATCGGCGCGATCACGCCGCTGGCCACGCCGCCGCGCGTGCCTGCCCGCCGCGAGCCGCCGCAGCCGGTGCCCAAGCAGACCCGGCTCGACGAGGAAGCGGTGCTCAGCGAGACGCTGTCCGACGAATTCGACCCCGAGACGCTGCTCGACTCCGACGAAAGCCTCTATTACCACCGCCCCGGCATCAGCCGCGAGGTGGTGCGCAAGCTGCGCAGCGGCGCCTGGATCGTGCAGGCCCAGCTGGACCTGCACGGCATGCGCCGCGACGAGGCGCGCGAGGCGCTCGCCGTGTTCATCCGCGAGGCCGGCAAGAAGGGGCTGCGCTGCCTGCGCGTGATCCACGGCAAGGGGCTCGGCTCGGTCGGCAAGGAGCCGGTGCTCAAGGGCAAGGTGAGGGCCTGGCTGGTGCAGAAGGAGGAAGTGATCGCCTTCTGCGAGGCGCGCGGCAACGACGGCGGCGCCGGCGCGGTGCTGGTGCTGCTGCAGCCGACCTCGATGCTGGGCCTGCTCAACGAGAGCGATCGCGGCACGCCGCGCGAGGTGCGCTGA
- a CDS encoding carbohydrate ABC transporter permease: MAAPLSGNEPGRADVARRTSPLSALADRWIPKLVLAPSIAIAVVFIYGFIVITGYLSLTKSRLLPNYTFDGFGRYTDLFQNDVWWTSAANLGWFGIPFIVLCVVLGLFLAILLDQQIRNEGALRAVFLYPMALSFIVTGTAWQWILNPGLGLEKVLHDWGWTSFSFNWLDDPDKAIFCVVIAAVWQSTGFVMALFLAGLRGVDGEIFKAAQVDGATLPTIYRKIVIPSMRPVFFSVLLILCHITIKTFDLVVALTAGGPGTSSSLPAMFMYTYSFNRGQLGVGAASSVMMLATVVAVLVPLMYMESRSTRNAA; this comes from the coding sequence GTGGCTGCCCCTCTCAGCGGAAACGAACCCGGCCGCGCTGACGTCGCCCGCCGCACGTCGCCGCTCTCGGCATTGGCCGATCGCTGGATACCGAAGCTGGTGCTCGCACCCAGCATCGCGATCGCCGTGGTGTTCATCTATGGCTTCATCGTCATCACCGGCTACCTGTCGCTGACCAAGTCGCGACTGCTGCCCAACTACACCTTCGACGGTTTCGGCCGCTACACGGACCTGTTCCAGAACGACGTGTGGTGGACCTCGGCCGCCAACCTCGGCTGGTTCGGGATTCCCTTCATCGTGCTGTGCGTGGTGCTCGGCCTGTTCCTGGCGATCCTGCTCGACCAGCAGATCCGCAACGAAGGCGCGCTGCGCGCGGTGTTCCTGTACCCGATGGCGCTGTCCTTCATCGTCACCGGCACGGCCTGGCAGTGGATCCTGAACCCGGGCCTGGGCCTGGAGAAGGTGCTGCACGACTGGGGCTGGACCAGCTTCTCGTTCAACTGGCTGGACGATCCGGACAAGGCGATCTTCTGCGTGGTGATCGCGGCGGTCTGGCAATCGACCGGCTTCGTGATGGCGCTGTTCCTGGCCGGCCTGCGCGGCGTGGACGGCGAGATCTTCAAGGCGGCCCAGGTGGACGGCGCGACCCTGCCGACCATCTACCGCAAGATCGTGATCCCGAGCATGCGCCCGGTGTTCTTCTCGGTGCTGCTGATCCTCTGCCACATCACGATCAAGACCTTCGACCTGGTGGTCGCGCTGACCGCCGGCGGCCCCGGCACCTCGTCCTCGCTGCCCGCCATGTTCATGTATACCTATTCGTTCAATCGCGGGCAGCTCGGCGTCGGCGCGGCCTCGTCGGTGATGATGCTCGCGACCGTGGTCGCGGTGCTGGTGCCGCTGATGTATATGGAATCGAGGAGCACCCGCAATGCAGCCTAA
- the zwf gene encoding glucose-6-phosphate dehydrogenase, whose product MQNDSSSFTFVLFGGTGDLSMRKILPALFEAHRANMLAESGRIVAVARHDADRAGYHDWVEEHVKPHARKASGSAFDEAAWKRFLERIDYLNVDLGRPADYQVLREAIGELPGTRVFYLATGPSLFEPICKALAGVGLSEGARIVLEKPLGYDLASSNEINDAVGEIFAEDQIYRIDHYLGKEPVQNLLALRFGNALFEPLWRREWVESIQITIAEELGVEARGDFYDNTGALRDMVQNHLLQLLSIIAMEPPHSMDSDSVRDEKLRVLRALKPIDPRDISKVAVRGQYHAGTIKGNPVPGYATEPGVKPDSNTETYVALKVEIENWRWAGVPFFLRTGKRLADRVAEIVVNFRAVPHSALGPNALRAGTNRLVIRLQPNETIRLYCLAKQPGEGMNLASVHLDLAFDQFFKEGQMEAYQRLLLDVINGRLALFVRRDEQEAAWRWVEPIQNEWQKSLKPPKPYAAGTWGPAAASAMLAQHGTCWLEEEN is encoded by the coding sequence ATGCAAAACGATTCCAGCAGCTTCACCTTCGTATTGTTCGGCGGCACCGGCGACCTGTCGATGCGCAAGATCCTGCCGGCACTGTTCGAGGCCCATCGCGCCAACATGCTCGCCGAGTCCGGCCGCATCGTCGCGGTCGCGCGCCACGATGCGGATCGCGCCGGCTATCACGACTGGGTCGAGGAGCACGTCAAGCCGCATGCGAGGAAGGCGTCCGGCAGCGCCTTCGACGAAGCCGCCTGGAAGCGGTTCCTGGAACGCATCGACTATCTCAACGTCGATCTCGGCCGCCCCGCGGACTACCAGGTCCTGCGCGAGGCGATCGGCGAGCTGCCCGGCACGCGCGTGTTCTACCTGGCCACCGGCCCTTCCCTGTTCGAACCGATCTGCAAGGCGCTGGCCGGCGTCGGCCTGAGCGAGGGCGCGCGCATCGTGCTGGAGAAGCCGCTCGGCTACGACCTGGCCTCCTCCAACGAGATCAACGACGCGGTCGGCGAGATCTTCGCGGAAGACCAGATCTACCGGATCGACCACTACCTCGGCAAGGAGCCGGTGCAGAACCTGCTCGCGCTGCGCTTCGGCAATGCGCTGTTCGAGCCGCTGTGGCGCCGCGAATGGGTGGAGAGCATCCAGATCACGATCGCCGAGGAACTGGGCGTGGAGGCGCGCGGCGACTTCTACGACAACACCGGCGCGCTGCGCGACATGGTGCAGAACCACCTGCTGCAACTGCTCTCGATCATCGCGATGGAGCCGCCGCATTCGATGGATTCGGATTCGGTGCGCGACGAGAAGCTGCGCGTGCTGCGCGCGCTCAAGCCGATCGATCCGCGCGACATCAGCAAGGTGGCGGTGCGCGGCCAGTATCACGCCGGCACCATCAAGGGCAACCCGGTGCCCGGCTACGCGACCGAACCCGGCGTGAAGCCCGACAGCAACACCGAAACCTACGTGGCGCTGAAGGTCGAGATCGAGAACTGGCGCTGGGCCGGCGTGCCCTTCTTCCTGCGCACCGGCAAGCGGCTGGCCGATCGCGTCGCCGAGATCGTGGTCAATTTCCGCGCGGTGCCGCATTCCGCGCTCGGCCCCAATGCGTTGCGCGCCGGCACCAACCGGCTGGTGATCCGCCTGCAGCCCAACGAGACGATCCGCCTGTATTGCCTGGCCAAGCAGCCCGGCGAGGGCATGAACTTGGCCAGCGTGCATCTCGACCTGGCCTTCGACCAGTTCTTCAAGGAAGGTCAGATGGAGGCCTACCAGCGCCTGCTGCTCGACGTGATCAACGGGCGCCTGGCGCTGTTCGTGCGGCGCGACGAGCAGGAAGCGGCCTGGCGCTGGGTCGAGCCGATCCAGAACGAATGGCAGAAGTCGCTCAAGCCGCCCAAGCCCTACGCGGCCGGCACCTGGGGCCCCGCGGCGGCCAGCGCGATGCTCGCGCAGCACGGCACCTGCTGGCTCGAGGAAGAAAACTGA
- the pgl gene encoding 6-phosphogluconolactonase, with amino-acid sequence MIELHAFESPQAQCEALAQAVRAALAAPLAEHPRATLAVSGGTSPRPFLQTLSTAELDWARVDVSLVDDRWVADTDGASNAQLVHDTLLQNAAAGARFLPLVDTSATLEAQVAALNANPAYRLPNVAVLGMGEDGHTASIFADAPEWELAISTTARYVAVHPGAAPHPRVSLSLDALRRVERLFLLIAGARKREVLEAAAAAPQRNAISQLANDKGTQLDVYWCAN; translated from the coding sequence GTGATCGAGCTTCACGCATTCGAAAGCCCGCAAGCGCAGTGCGAGGCGCTCGCGCAGGCGGTGCGCGCGGCGCTGGCCGCGCCGCTCGCCGAGCACCCGCGCGCGACGCTCGCCGTGTCGGGCGGCACCAGCCCGCGTCCGTTCCTGCAAACCCTGTCCACCGCCGAGCTCGACTGGGCCCGCGTGGACGTGAGCCTGGTCGACGACCGCTGGGTGGCCGACACCGACGGCGCCAGCAACGCGCAACTGGTGCACGACACGCTGCTCCAGAACGCCGCCGCCGGCGCGCGTTTCCTGCCGCTGGTCGACACCTCGGCCACGCTCGAGGCGCAGGTCGCCGCGCTCAACGCGAACCCGGCCTACCGGCTGCCGAACGTCGCCGTGCTCGGCATGGGCGAGGACGGCCATACCGCCTCGATCTTCGCCGACGCGCCCGAATGGGAGCTGGCGATCTCGACCACCGCGCGCTACGTCGCCGTGCATCCCGGCGCCGCGCCGCATCCGCGCGTGAGCCTCTCGCTCGACGCGCTGCGCCGCGTCGAGCGGCTGTTCCTGCTGATCGCGGGCGCCCGCAAGCGCGAAGTGCTGGAGGCCGCCGCCGCGGCGCCGCAGCGCAACGCAATTTCCCAACTGGCCAACGACAAGGGGACCCAGCTCGATGTCTACTGGTGCGCAAACTAA
- a CDS encoding ABC transporter substrate-binding protein, whose product MKVRAMMGALCAAGLMFGAATAQAAENVTVLHWWTSGGESKAVGVLKDDLQKQGYVWKDFAVAGGAGAAAMTALKTKVISGDAPSAAQIKGPLIQDWADQGVLVNIDSAAGDWGKNLPPEIDKIIKYKGHYVAAPFSVHRVNWLYLNKAALDKVGAKVPTTWPEFFALADKLKAAGIQPIAMGGQPWQDLTLWEDVVLSEGADFYKKAIVNLDPATLGSPKMLDVFNTVRKIQGYFDAGRNGRDWNLATAMVINGKAGMQFMGDWAKGEFENAGKKSGKDYICAPVPGTSNAYTFNVDSFVFFQQKGSENATPGQLALAKTIMTPDFQEQFSLLKGSIPVRLGVKMDKYDDCAKKSYADEQTALKAGGYVPSLAHGMAQGDATAGAISDVVTKFMNSQQDPKEAVAALVKAAKVK is encoded by the coding sequence ATGAAAGTTCGCGCGATGATGGGCGCGCTGTGCGCCGCAGGCCTGATGTTCGGCGCCGCCACGGCACAGGCTGCCGAGAACGTCACGGTGCTGCACTGGTGGACCTCGGGCGGTGAATCCAAGGCGGTCGGCGTGCTGAAGGACGACCTGCAGAAGCAAGGTTACGTGTGGAAGGACTTCGCGGTGGCGGGCGGCGCGGGCGCCGCGGCCATGACGGCGCTCAAGACCAAGGTGATCAGCGGCGACGCCCCGTCGGCCGCGCAGATCAAGGGCCCGCTGATCCAGGATTGGGCGGACCAGGGCGTGCTCGTCAACATCGACTCGGCCGCCGGCGACTGGGGCAAGAACCTGCCGCCGGAAATCGACAAGATCATCAAGTACAAGGGCCACTACGTGGCGGCGCCGTTCTCGGTGCACCGCGTCAACTGGCTGTACCTGAACAAGGCCGCGCTCGACAAGGTCGGCGCCAAGGTGCCGACCACCTGGCCGGAATTCTTCGCCCTGGCCGACAAGCTCAAGGCCGCCGGCATCCAGCCGATCGCGATGGGCGGCCAGCCGTGGCAGGACCTGACGCTGTGGGAAGACGTGGTGCTGTCCGAAGGCGCCGACTTCTACAAGAAGGCGATCGTCAACCTCGACCCGGCCACGCTGGGCTCGCCGAAGATGCTCGACGTGTTCAACACGGTGCGCAAGATCCAGGGTTACTTCGATGCCGGCCGTAACGGCCGCGACTGGAACCTGGCCACGGCGATGGTGATCAACGGCAAGGCCGGCATGCAGTTCATGGGCGACTGGGCCAAGGGCGAGTTCGAGAACGCCGGCAAGAAGTCGGGCAAGGACTACATCTGCGCGCCGGTGCCGGGCACCTCGAACGCCTACACGTTCAACGTCGACTCCTTCGTGTTCTTCCAGCAGAAGGGCTCGGAGAACGCCACGCCGGGTCAGCTCGCGCTGGCCAAGACCATCATGACGCCGGACTTCCAGGAGCAGTTCAGCCTGCTGAAGGGCTCGATCCCGGTGCGCCTGGGCGTGAAGATGGACAAGTACGACGACTGCGCGAAGAAGTCCTACGCGGATGAGCAGACCGCGCTGAAGGCCGGCGGCTACGTGCCCTCGCTGGCCCACGGCATGGCGCAGGGCGATGCCACCGCCGGCGCGATCAGCGACGTCGTGACCAAGTTCATGAACTCGCAGCAGGATCCGAAGGAAGCCGTCGCCGCGCTGGTGAAGGCCGCGAAGGTGAAGTAA
- a CDS encoding carbohydrate ABC transporter permease has protein sequence MQPKMTISRAVIYAVLILFAIYFLFPLYVMLSTSFKDLDQLRTGNLLTPPTSWTIDPWLKAWGSACTGVRCDGMKPFFFNSLKMVIPAVLISSLIGAFNGYVLTHWRFRGADALFTLLLVGCFIPFQVILLPMARVEGYFGLANTTAGLVLVHVVYGIAFTTMFFRNFYVSVPAELVKAARIDGAGFFTIFTRILMPVSLPIFMVCLIWQFTQIWNDFLFGIVFSGVDSMPITVALNNLVNTSTGVKEYNVDMAGAIIAALPTLLVYVVAGRYFVRGLTAGAVKG, from the coding sequence ATGCAGCCTAAGATGACGATCAGCCGCGCCGTCATTTACGCGGTGCTGATCCTGTTCGCGATTTACTTCCTGTTCCCGCTGTACGTGATGCTGTCGACCTCCTTCAAGGATCTCGACCAGCTGCGTACCGGCAACCTGCTGACGCCGCCCACCAGCTGGACCATCGACCCCTGGCTCAAGGCCTGGGGCTCGGCCTGTACCGGCGTGCGCTGCGACGGCATGAAGCCGTTCTTCTTCAACTCGCTGAAGATGGTGATCCCGGCCGTGCTGATCTCCTCGCTGATCGGCGCGTTCAACGGCTACGTGCTCACGCACTGGCGCTTTCGCGGCGCCGACGCGCTGTTCACGCTGCTGCTGGTGGGCTGCTTCATCCCGTTCCAGGTGATCCTGCTGCCGATGGCGCGCGTCGAGGGCTACTTCGGCCTGGCCAACACCACCGCCGGCCTGGTGCTGGTGCACGTGGTCTACGGCATCGCCTTCACCACCATGTTCTTCCGCAACTTCTACGTGAGCGTGCCGGCGGAACTGGTGAAGGCCGCGCGGATCGACGGCGCCGGCTTCTTCACGATCTTCACGCGGATCCTGATGCCGGTCTCGCTGCCGATCTTCATGGTCTGCCTGATCTGGCAGTTCACCCAGATCTGGAACGACTTCCTGTTCGGCATCGTGTTCTCGGGCGTCGATTCGATGCCGATCACGGTGGCCCTGAACAACCTCGTGAACACGTCGACGGGCGTGAAGGAATACAACGTCGACATGGCGGGCGCGATCATCGCCGCGCTGCCCACGCTGCTGGTCTACGTGGTCGCCGGCCGCTACTTCGTGCGCGGCCTCACGGCGGGCGCGGTGAAGGGCTGA